A single window of Grus americana isolate bGruAme1 chromosome 6, bGruAme1.mat, whole genome shotgun sequence DNA harbors:
- the HNRNPA3 gene encoding heterogeneous nuclear ribonucleoprotein A3 isoform X1 — protein sequence MDRFPRSKRKAELEYPSKMAALKEERDVEDYKRKGRRSSQQKYRRLNKGHEPKEPEQLRKLFIGGLSFETTDDSLREHFEKWGTLTDCVVMRDPQTKRSRGFGFVTYSCVEEVDAAMSARPHKVDGRVVEPKRAVSREDSVKPGAHLTVKKIFVGGIKEDTEEYNLREYFEKYGKIETIEVMEDRQSGKKRGFAFVTFDDHDTVDKIVVQKYHTINGHNCEVKKALSKQEMQTASSQRVKYFLGRGGGSGNFMGRGNFGGGGGNFGRGGNFGGRGGYGGGGGGGGSRGSFGGGDGYNGFGDGGNYGGGPGYGSRGGYGGGGGPGYGNPGGGYGGGGGGYDGYNEGGNFGGGNYGGSGNYNDFGNYSGQQQSNYGPMKGGGSFGGRSSGSPYGGGYGSGSGSGGYGGRRF from the exons ATGGACAG GTTTCCTAGATCTAAAAGAAAGGCTGAGTTAGAGTACCCTTCCAAAATGGCTGCTCTTAAGGAAGAGAGAGATGTGGAAGACTacaagaggaaaggaagacGATCCTCACAG CAGAAATACCGTAGACTGAATAAG GGCCATGAGCCAAAGGAGCCAGAGCAGTTGAGAAAGCTGTTCATTGGAGGTCTGAGCTTTGAAACAACAGATGATAGCTTGAGAGAGCACTTTGAAAAATGGGGCACACTCACGGACTGTGTG GTGATGAGAGACCCACAAACAAAACGTTCCAGAGGCTTCGGCTTTGTGACTTACTCTTGTGTGGAGGAGGTGGATGCTGCCATGAGTGCTCGACCGCATAAGGTTGATGGACGCGTGGTTGAACCAAAGAGAGCGGTTTCAAGGGAG GATTCTGTAAAGCCTGGGGCACatctcacagtaaagaaaatatttgttggTGGAATTAAAGAAGATACAGAAGAATATAATTTAAGGGAGTACTTTGAAAAATATGGCAAGATTGAAACCATAGAAGTCATGGAAGACAGGCAAAGCGGAAAGAAAAGAGGCTTCGCTTTTGTAACTTTTGATGATCATGATACAGTTGATAAAATTGTTG TTCAGAAATATCATACTATAAATGGACATAACTGTGAAGTGAAAAAAGCACTCTCAAAACAAGAAATGCAGACTGCTAGCTCTCAGAGAG taaaatattttttaggtCGTGGGGGTGGCTCAGGCAACTTCATGGGTCGTGGAAACTTTGGAGGCGGTGGAGGGAACTTTGGCCGAGGAGGAAACTTTGGTGGAAGAG GAGGCTatgggggtggtggtggcggtggtgggagcagaggaagCTTTGGGGGTGGTGACGGATACAATGGATTTGGTGATG GTGGCAACTATGGAGGTGGTCCTGGCTATGGCAGCAGAGGAGGTtatggtggtggtggaggaCCAGGTTATGGAAACCCAGGTGGTGGAtatggaggtggaggaggaggatatGATGGCTACAATGAAGGAGGAAATTTTGGTGGTG GTAATTATGGTGGAAGTGGAAACTACAATGATTTTGGCAATTACAGTGGACAACAGCAGTCTAACTATGGTCCCATGAAAGGTGGTGGCAGCTTTGGTGGCAGAAGTTCAGGCAGTCCCTATGGTG GTGGTTATGGATCTGGAAGTGGAAGTGGGGGCTATGGTGGTAGAAGATTCTAA
- the HNRNPA3 gene encoding heterogeneous nuclear ribonucleoprotein A3 isoform X10, giving the protein MDRFPRSKRKAELEYPSKMAALKEERDVEDYKRKGRRSSQQKYRRLNKGHEPKEPEQLRKLFIGGLSFETTDDSLREHFEKWGTLTDCVVMRDPQTKRSRGFGFVTYSCVEEVDAAMSARPHKVDGRVVEPKRAVSREDSVKPGAHLTVKKIFVGGIKEDTEEYNLREYFEKYGKIETIEVMEDRQSGKKRGFAFVTFDDHDTVDKIVVQKYHTINGHNCEVKKALSKQEMQTASSQRVKYFLGRGGGSGNFMGRGNFGGGGGNFGRGGNFGGRGGNYGGGPGYGSRGGYGGGGGPGYGNPGGGYGGGGGGYDGYNEGGNFGGGNYGGSGNYNDFGNYSGQQQSNYGPMKGGGSFGGRSSGSPYGGGYGSGSGSGGYGGRRF; this is encoded by the exons ATGGACAG GTTTCCTAGATCTAAAAGAAAGGCTGAGTTAGAGTACCCTTCCAAAATGGCTGCTCTTAAGGAAGAGAGAGATGTGGAAGACTacaagaggaaaggaagacGATCCTCACAG CAGAAATACCGTAGACTGAATAAG GGCCATGAGCCAAAGGAGCCAGAGCAGTTGAGAAAGCTGTTCATTGGAGGTCTGAGCTTTGAAACAACAGATGATAGCTTGAGAGAGCACTTTGAAAAATGGGGCACACTCACGGACTGTGTG GTGATGAGAGACCCACAAACAAAACGTTCCAGAGGCTTCGGCTTTGTGACTTACTCTTGTGTGGAGGAGGTGGATGCTGCCATGAGTGCTCGACCGCATAAGGTTGATGGACGCGTGGTTGAACCAAAGAGAGCGGTTTCAAGGGAG GATTCTGTAAAGCCTGGGGCACatctcacagtaaagaaaatatttgttggTGGAATTAAAGAAGATACAGAAGAATATAATTTAAGGGAGTACTTTGAAAAATATGGCAAGATTGAAACCATAGAAGTCATGGAAGACAGGCAAAGCGGAAAGAAAAGAGGCTTCGCTTTTGTAACTTTTGATGATCATGATACAGTTGATAAAATTGTTG TTCAGAAATATCATACTATAAATGGACATAACTGTGAAGTGAAAAAAGCACTCTCAAAACAAGAAATGCAGACTGCTAGCTCTCAGAGAG taaaatattttttaggtCGTGGGGGTGGCTCAGGCAACTTCATGGGTCGTGGAAACTTTGGAGGCGGTGGAGGGAACTTTGGCCGAGGAGGAAACTTTGGTGGAAGAG GTGGCAACTATGGAGGTGGTCCTGGCTATGGCAGCAGAGGAGGTtatggtggtggtggaggaCCAGGTTATGGAAACCCAGGTGGTGGAtatggaggtggaggaggaggatatGATGGCTACAATGAAGGAGGAAATTTTGGTGGTG GTAATTATGGTGGAAGTGGAAACTACAATGATTTTGGCAATTACAGTGGACAACAGCAGTCTAACTATGGTCCCATGAAAGGTGGTGGCAGCTTTGGTGGCAGAAGTTCAGGCAGTCCCTATGGTG GTGGTTATGGATCTGGAAGTGGAAGTGGGGGCTATGGTGGTAGAAGATTCTAA
- the HNRNPA3 gene encoding heterogeneous nuclear ribonucleoprotein A3 isoform X4, whose translation MDRFPRSKRKAELEYPSKMAALKEERDVEDYKRKGRRSSQGHEPKEPEQLRKLFIGGLSFETTDDSLREHFEKWGTLTDCVVMRDPQTKRSRGFGFVTYSCVEEVDAAMSARPHKVDGRVVEPKRAVSREDSVKPGAHLTVKKIFVGGIKEDTEEYNLREYFEKYGKIETIEVMEDRQSGKKRGFAFVTFDDHDTVDKIVVQKYHTINGHNCEVKKALSKQEMQTASSQRVKYFLGRGGGSGNFMGRGNFGGGGGNFGRGGNFGGRGGYGGGGGGGGSRGSFGGGDGYNGFGDGGNYGGGPGYGSRGGYGGGGGPGYGNPGGGYGGGGGGYDGYNEGGNFGGGNYGGSGNYNDFGNYSGQQQSNYGPMKGGGSFGGRSSGSPYGGGYGSGSGSGGYGGRRF comes from the exons ATGGACAG GTTTCCTAGATCTAAAAGAAAGGCTGAGTTAGAGTACCCTTCCAAAATGGCTGCTCTTAAGGAAGAGAGAGATGTGGAAGACTacaagaggaaaggaagacGATCCTCACAG GGCCATGAGCCAAAGGAGCCAGAGCAGTTGAGAAAGCTGTTCATTGGAGGTCTGAGCTTTGAAACAACAGATGATAGCTTGAGAGAGCACTTTGAAAAATGGGGCACACTCACGGACTGTGTG GTGATGAGAGACCCACAAACAAAACGTTCCAGAGGCTTCGGCTTTGTGACTTACTCTTGTGTGGAGGAGGTGGATGCTGCCATGAGTGCTCGACCGCATAAGGTTGATGGACGCGTGGTTGAACCAAAGAGAGCGGTTTCAAGGGAG GATTCTGTAAAGCCTGGGGCACatctcacagtaaagaaaatatttgttggTGGAATTAAAGAAGATACAGAAGAATATAATTTAAGGGAGTACTTTGAAAAATATGGCAAGATTGAAACCATAGAAGTCATGGAAGACAGGCAAAGCGGAAAGAAAAGAGGCTTCGCTTTTGTAACTTTTGATGATCATGATACAGTTGATAAAATTGTTG TTCAGAAATATCATACTATAAATGGACATAACTGTGAAGTGAAAAAAGCACTCTCAAAACAAGAAATGCAGACTGCTAGCTCTCAGAGAG taaaatattttttaggtCGTGGGGGTGGCTCAGGCAACTTCATGGGTCGTGGAAACTTTGGAGGCGGTGGAGGGAACTTTGGCCGAGGAGGAAACTTTGGTGGAAGAG GAGGCTatgggggtggtggtggcggtggtgggagcagaggaagCTTTGGGGGTGGTGACGGATACAATGGATTTGGTGATG GTGGCAACTATGGAGGTGGTCCTGGCTATGGCAGCAGAGGAGGTtatggtggtggtggaggaCCAGGTTATGGAAACCCAGGTGGTGGAtatggaggtggaggaggaggatatGATGGCTACAATGAAGGAGGAAATTTTGGTGGTG GTAATTATGGTGGAAGTGGAAACTACAATGATTTTGGCAATTACAGTGGACAACAGCAGTCTAACTATGGTCCCATGAAAGGTGGTGGCAGCTTTGGTGGCAGAAGTTCAGGCAGTCCCTATGGTG GTGGTTATGGATCTGGAAGTGGAAGTGGGGGCTATGGTGGTAGAAGATTCTAA
- the HNRNPA3 gene encoding heterogeneous nuclear ribonucleoprotein A3 isoform X5, whose translation MDRFPRSKRKAELEYPSKMAALKEERDVEDYKRKGRRSSQGHEPKEPEQLRKLFIGGLSFETTDDSLREHFEKWGTLTDCVVMRDPQTKRSRGFGFVTYSCVEEVDAAMSARPHKVDGRVVEPKRAVSREDSVKPGAHLTVKKIFVGGIKEDTEEYNLREYFEKYGKIETIEVMEDRQSGKKRGFAFVTFDDHDTVDKIVVQKYHTINGHNCEVKKALSKQEMQTASSQRGRGGGSGNFMGRGNFGGGGGNFGRGGNFGGRGGYGGGGGGGGSRGSFGGGDGYNGFGDGGNYGGGPGYGSRGGYGGGGGPGYGNPGGGYGGGGGGYDGYNEGGNFGGGNYGGSGNYNDFGNYSGQQQSNYGPMKGGGSFGGRSSGSPYGGGYGSGSGSGGYGGRRF comes from the exons ATGGACAG GTTTCCTAGATCTAAAAGAAAGGCTGAGTTAGAGTACCCTTCCAAAATGGCTGCTCTTAAGGAAGAGAGAGATGTGGAAGACTacaagaggaaaggaagacGATCCTCACAG GGCCATGAGCCAAAGGAGCCAGAGCAGTTGAGAAAGCTGTTCATTGGAGGTCTGAGCTTTGAAACAACAGATGATAGCTTGAGAGAGCACTTTGAAAAATGGGGCACACTCACGGACTGTGTG GTGATGAGAGACCCACAAACAAAACGTTCCAGAGGCTTCGGCTTTGTGACTTACTCTTGTGTGGAGGAGGTGGATGCTGCCATGAGTGCTCGACCGCATAAGGTTGATGGACGCGTGGTTGAACCAAAGAGAGCGGTTTCAAGGGAG GATTCTGTAAAGCCTGGGGCACatctcacagtaaagaaaatatttgttggTGGAATTAAAGAAGATACAGAAGAATATAATTTAAGGGAGTACTTTGAAAAATATGGCAAGATTGAAACCATAGAAGTCATGGAAGACAGGCAAAGCGGAAAGAAAAGAGGCTTCGCTTTTGTAACTTTTGATGATCATGATACAGTTGATAAAATTGTTG TTCAGAAATATCATACTATAAATGGACATAACTGTGAAGTGAAAAAAGCACTCTCAAAACAAGAAATGCAGACTGCTAGCTCTCAGAGAG gtCGTGGGGGTGGCTCAGGCAACTTCATGGGTCGTGGAAACTTTGGAGGCGGTGGAGGGAACTTTGGCCGAGGAGGAAACTTTGGTGGAAGAG GAGGCTatgggggtggtggtggcggtggtgggagcagaggaagCTTTGGGGGTGGTGACGGATACAATGGATTTGGTGATG GTGGCAACTATGGAGGTGGTCCTGGCTATGGCAGCAGAGGAGGTtatggtggtggtggaggaCCAGGTTATGGAAACCCAGGTGGTGGAtatggaggtggaggaggaggatatGATGGCTACAATGAAGGAGGAAATTTTGGTGGTG GTAATTATGGTGGAAGTGGAAACTACAATGATTTTGGCAATTACAGTGGACAACAGCAGTCTAACTATGGTCCCATGAAAGGTGGTGGCAGCTTTGGTGGCAGAAGTTCAGGCAGTCCCTATGGTG GTGGTTATGGATCTGGAAGTGGAAGTGGGGGCTATGGTGGTAGAAGATTCTAA
- the HNRNPA3 gene encoding heterogeneous nuclear ribonucleoprotein A3 isoform X12, producing MDRFPRSKRKAELEYPSKMAALKEERDVEDYKRKGRRSSQQKYRRLNKGHEPKEPEQLRKLFIGGLSFETTDDSLREHFEKWGTLTDCVVMRDPQTKRSRGFGFVTYSCVEEVDAAMSARPHKVDGRVVEPKRAVSREDSVKPGAHLTVKKIFVGGIKEDTEEYNLREYFEKYGKIETIEVMEDRQSGKKRGFAFVTFDDHDTVDKIVVQKYHTINGHNCEVKKALSKQEMQTASSQRGRGGGSGNFMGRGNFGGGGGNFGRGGNFGGRGGNYGGGPGYGSRGGYGGGGGPGYGNPGGGYGGGGGGYDGYNEGGNFGGGNYGGSGNYNDFGNYSGQQQSNYGPMKGGGSFGGRSSGSPYGGGYGSGSGSGGYGGRRF from the exons ATGGACAG GTTTCCTAGATCTAAAAGAAAGGCTGAGTTAGAGTACCCTTCCAAAATGGCTGCTCTTAAGGAAGAGAGAGATGTGGAAGACTacaagaggaaaggaagacGATCCTCACAG CAGAAATACCGTAGACTGAATAAG GGCCATGAGCCAAAGGAGCCAGAGCAGTTGAGAAAGCTGTTCATTGGAGGTCTGAGCTTTGAAACAACAGATGATAGCTTGAGAGAGCACTTTGAAAAATGGGGCACACTCACGGACTGTGTG GTGATGAGAGACCCACAAACAAAACGTTCCAGAGGCTTCGGCTTTGTGACTTACTCTTGTGTGGAGGAGGTGGATGCTGCCATGAGTGCTCGACCGCATAAGGTTGATGGACGCGTGGTTGAACCAAAGAGAGCGGTTTCAAGGGAG GATTCTGTAAAGCCTGGGGCACatctcacagtaaagaaaatatttgttggTGGAATTAAAGAAGATACAGAAGAATATAATTTAAGGGAGTACTTTGAAAAATATGGCAAGATTGAAACCATAGAAGTCATGGAAGACAGGCAAAGCGGAAAGAAAAGAGGCTTCGCTTTTGTAACTTTTGATGATCATGATACAGTTGATAAAATTGTTG TTCAGAAATATCATACTATAAATGGACATAACTGTGAAGTGAAAAAAGCACTCTCAAAACAAGAAATGCAGACTGCTAGCTCTCAGAGAG gtCGTGGGGGTGGCTCAGGCAACTTCATGGGTCGTGGAAACTTTGGAGGCGGTGGAGGGAACTTTGGCCGAGGAGGAAACTTTGGTGGAAGAG GTGGCAACTATGGAGGTGGTCCTGGCTATGGCAGCAGAGGAGGTtatggtggtggtggaggaCCAGGTTATGGAAACCCAGGTGGTGGAtatggaggtggaggaggaggatatGATGGCTACAATGAAGGAGGAAATTTTGGTGGTG GTAATTATGGTGGAAGTGGAAACTACAATGATTTTGGCAATTACAGTGGACAACAGCAGTCTAACTATGGTCCCATGAAAGGTGGTGGCAGCTTTGGTGGCAGAAGTTCAGGCAGTCCCTATGGTG GTGGTTATGGATCTGGAAGTGGAAGTGGGGGCTATGGTGGTAGAAGATTCTAA
- the HNRNPA3 gene encoding heterogeneous nuclear ribonucleoprotein A3 isoform X2, which yields MDRFPRSKRKAELEYPSKMAALKEERDVEDYKRKGRRSSQKYRRLNKGHEPKEPEQLRKLFIGGLSFETTDDSLREHFEKWGTLTDCVVMRDPQTKRSRGFGFVTYSCVEEVDAAMSARPHKVDGRVVEPKRAVSREDSVKPGAHLTVKKIFVGGIKEDTEEYNLREYFEKYGKIETIEVMEDRQSGKKRGFAFVTFDDHDTVDKIVVQKYHTINGHNCEVKKALSKQEMQTASSQRVKYFLGRGGGSGNFMGRGNFGGGGGNFGRGGNFGGRGGYGGGGGGGGSRGSFGGGDGYNGFGDGGNYGGGPGYGSRGGYGGGGGPGYGNPGGGYGGGGGGYDGYNEGGNFGGGNYGGSGNYNDFGNYSGQQQSNYGPMKGGGSFGGRSSGSPYGGGYGSGSGSGGYGGRRF from the exons ATGGACAG GTTTCCTAGATCTAAAAGAAAGGCTGAGTTAGAGTACCCTTCCAAAATGGCTGCTCTTAAGGAAGAGAGAGATGTGGAAGACTacaagaggaaaggaagacGATCCTCACAG AAATACCGTAGACTGAATAAG GGCCATGAGCCAAAGGAGCCAGAGCAGTTGAGAAAGCTGTTCATTGGAGGTCTGAGCTTTGAAACAACAGATGATAGCTTGAGAGAGCACTTTGAAAAATGGGGCACACTCACGGACTGTGTG GTGATGAGAGACCCACAAACAAAACGTTCCAGAGGCTTCGGCTTTGTGACTTACTCTTGTGTGGAGGAGGTGGATGCTGCCATGAGTGCTCGACCGCATAAGGTTGATGGACGCGTGGTTGAACCAAAGAGAGCGGTTTCAAGGGAG GATTCTGTAAAGCCTGGGGCACatctcacagtaaagaaaatatttgttggTGGAATTAAAGAAGATACAGAAGAATATAATTTAAGGGAGTACTTTGAAAAATATGGCAAGATTGAAACCATAGAAGTCATGGAAGACAGGCAAAGCGGAAAGAAAAGAGGCTTCGCTTTTGTAACTTTTGATGATCATGATACAGTTGATAAAATTGTTG TTCAGAAATATCATACTATAAATGGACATAACTGTGAAGTGAAAAAAGCACTCTCAAAACAAGAAATGCAGACTGCTAGCTCTCAGAGAG taaaatattttttaggtCGTGGGGGTGGCTCAGGCAACTTCATGGGTCGTGGAAACTTTGGAGGCGGTGGAGGGAACTTTGGCCGAGGAGGAAACTTTGGTGGAAGAG GAGGCTatgggggtggtggtggcggtggtgggagcagaggaagCTTTGGGGGTGGTGACGGATACAATGGATTTGGTGATG GTGGCAACTATGGAGGTGGTCCTGGCTATGGCAGCAGAGGAGGTtatggtggtggtggaggaCCAGGTTATGGAAACCCAGGTGGTGGAtatggaggtggaggaggaggatatGATGGCTACAATGAAGGAGGAAATTTTGGTGGTG GTAATTATGGTGGAAGTGGAAACTACAATGATTTTGGCAATTACAGTGGACAACAGCAGTCTAACTATGGTCCCATGAAAGGTGGTGGCAGCTTTGGTGGCAGAAGTTCAGGCAGTCCCTATGGTG GTGGTTATGGATCTGGAAGTGGAAGTGGGGGCTATGGTGGTAGAAGATTCTAA
- the HNRNPA3 gene encoding heterogeneous nuclear ribonucleoprotein A3 isoform X3: MDRFPRSKRKAELEYPSKMAALKEERDVEDYKRKGRRSSQQKYRRLNKGHEPKEPEQLRKLFIGGLSFETTDDSLREHFEKWGTLTDCVVMRDPQTKRSRGFGFVTYSCVEEVDAAMSARPHKVDGRVVEPKRAVSREDSVKPGAHLTVKKIFVGGIKEDTEEYNLREYFEKYGKIETIEVMEDRQSGKKRGFAFVTFDDHDTVDKIVVQKYHTINGHNCEVKKALSKQEMQTASSQRGRGGGSGNFMGRGNFGGGGGNFGRGGNFGGRGGYGGGGGGGGSRGSFGGGDGYNGFGDGGNYGGGPGYGSRGGYGGGGGPGYGNPGGGYGGGGGGYDGYNEGGNFGGGNYGGSGNYNDFGNYSGQQQSNYGPMKGGGSFGGRSSGSPYGGGYGSGSGSGGYGGRRF; the protein is encoded by the exons ATGGACAG GTTTCCTAGATCTAAAAGAAAGGCTGAGTTAGAGTACCCTTCCAAAATGGCTGCTCTTAAGGAAGAGAGAGATGTGGAAGACTacaagaggaaaggaagacGATCCTCACAG CAGAAATACCGTAGACTGAATAAG GGCCATGAGCCAAAGGAGCCAGAGCAGTTGAGAAAGCTGTTCATTGGAGGTCTGAGCTTTGAAACAACAGATGATAGCTTGAGAGAGCACTTTGAAAAATGGGGCACACTCACGGACTGTGTG GTGATGAGAGACCCACAAACAAAACGTTCCAGAGGCTTCGGCTTTGTGACTTACTCTTGTGTGGAGGAGGTGGATGCTGCCATGAGTGCTCGACCGCATAAGGTTGATGGACGCGTGGTTGAACCAAAGAGAGCGGTTTCAAGGGAG GATTCTGTAAAGCCTGGGGCACatctcacagtaaagaaaatatttgttggTGGAATTAAAGAAGATACAGAAGAATATAATTTAAGGGAGTACTTTGAAAAATATGGCAAGATTGAAACCATAGAAGTCATGGAAGACAGGCAAAGCGGAAAGAAAAGAGGCTTCGCTTTTGTAACTTTTGATGATCATGATACAGTTGATAAAATTGTTG TTCAGAAATATCATACTATAAATGGACATAACTGTGAAGTGAAAAAAGCACTCTCAAAACAAGAAATGCAGACTGCTAGCTCTCAGAGAG gtCGTGGGGGTGGCTCAGGCAACTTCATGGGTCGTGGAAACTTTGGAGGCGGTGGAGGGAACTTTGGCCGAGGAGGAAACTTTGGTGGAAGAG GAGGCTatgggggtggtggtggcggtggtgggagcagaggaagCTTTGGGGGTGGTGACGGATACAATGGATTTGGTGATG GTGGCAACTATGGAGGTGGTCCTGGCTATGGCAGCAGAGGAGGTtatggtggtggtggaggaCCAGGTTATGGAAACCCAGGTGGTGGAtatggaggtggaggaggaggatatGATGGCTACAATGAAGGAGGAAATTTTGGTGGTG GTAATTATGGTGGAAGTGGAAACTACAATGATTTTGGCAATTACAGTGGACAACAGCAGTCTAACTATGGTCCCATGAAAGGTGGTGGCAGCTTTGGTGGCAGAAGTTCAGGCAGTCCCTATGGTG GTGGTTATGGATCTGGAAGTGGAAGTGGGGGCTATGGTGGTAGAAGATTCTAA
- the HNRNPA3 gene encoding heterogeneous nuclear ribonucleoprotein A3 isoform X6, translating to MAALKEERDVEDYKRKGRRSSQQKYRRLNKGHEPKEPEQLRKLFIGGLSFETTDDSLREHFEKWGTLTDCVVMRDPQTKRSRGFGFVTYSCVEEVDAAMSARPHKVDGRVVEPKRAVSREDSVKPGAHLTVKKIFVGGIKEDTEEYNLREYFEKYGKIETIEVMEDRQSGKKRGFAFVTFDDHDTVDKIVVQKYHTINGHNCEVKKALSKQEMQTASSQRVKYFLGRGGGSGNFMGRGNFGGGGGNFGRGGNFGGRGGYGGGGGGGGSRGSFGGGDGYNGFGDGGNYGGGPGYGSRGGYGGGGGPGYGNPGGGYGGGGGGYDGYNEGGNFGGGNYGGSGNYNDFGNYSGQQQSNYGPMKGGGSFGGRSSGSPYGGGYGSGSGSGGYGGRRF from the exons ATGGCTGCTCTTAAGGAAGAGAGAGATGTGGAAGACTacaagaggaaaggaagacGATCCTCACAG CAGAAATACCGTAGACTGAATAAG GGCCATGAGCCAAAGGAGCCAGAGCAGTTGAGAAAGCTGTTCATTGGAGGTCTGAGCTTTGAAACAACAGATGATAGCTTGAGAGAGCACTTTGAAAAATGGGGCACACTCACGGACTGTGTG GTGATGAGAGACCCACAAACAAAACGTTCCAGAGGCTTCGGCTTTGTGACTTACTCTTGTGTGGAGGAGGTGGATGCTGCCATGAGTGCTCGACCGCATAAGGTTGATGGACGCGTGGTTGAACCAAAGAGAGCGGTTTCAAGGGAG GATTCTGTAAAGCCTGGGGCACatctcacagtaaagaaaatatttgttggTGGAATTAAAGAAGATACAGAAGAATATAATTTAAGGGAGTACTTTGAAAAATATGGCAAGATTGAAACCATAGAAGTCATGGAAGACAGGCAAAGCGGAAAGAAAAGAGGCTTCGCTTTTGTAACTTTTGATGATCATGATACAGTTGATAAAATTGTTG TTCAGAAATATCATACTATAAATGGACATAACTGTGAAGTGAAAAAAGCACTCTCAAAACAAGAAATGCAGACTGCTAGCTCTCAGAGAG taaaatattttttaggtCGTGGGGGTGGCTCAGGCAACTTCATGGGTCGTGGAAACTTTGGAGGCGGTGGAGGGAACTTTGGCCGAGGAGGAAACTTTGGTGGAAGAG GAGGCTatgggggtggtggtggcggtggtgggagcagaggaagCTTTGGGGGTGGTGACGGATACAATGGATTTGGTGATG GTGGCAACTATGGAGGTGGTCCTGGCTATGGCAGCAGAGGAGGTtatggtggtggtggaggaCCAGGTTATGGAAACCCAGGTGGTGGAtatggaggtggaggaggaggatatGATGGCTACAATGAAGGAGGAAATTTTGGTGGTG GTAATTATGGTGGAAGTGGAAACTACAATGATTTTGGCAATTACAGTGGACAACAGCAGTCTAACTATGGTCCCATGAAAGGTGGTGGCAGCTTTGGTGGCAGAAGTTCAGGCAGTCCCTATGGTG GTGGTTATGGATCTGGAAGTGGAAGTGGGGGCTATGGTGGTAGAAGATTCTAA